ctaccaaccaaaaaaagcccaggaccaaacaaatttacagctgaattctaccagaggtgcaAGAAGCTgctaccatttcttctgaaactattccaaacaattgaaaaggagatACTCCTTTCTAACTTATTCCAGGAGACCAGCAACATCCTGATTTTCTTgataaatggattttattttgttgcccaTGAGTTTTGTGTCTTCTACCTAGTTGCTCTGTTTTTATGTGGAGATTCAGGAATATCTAAAACCtgtactactactgctactatcACCTTCCTGaaattatttgtctctttttaagtctaaataatttatatgaacactttttaattttctacacATACAATCAAGTGTACAACTTACATACACATAAGTTGTCTTCTCATACAATCAAGAATTATGTGTAAGTAATgtgttttcctcctttccaatcttTAGTCAGTAATATTTGATAGTCCTTTTTGCTCCAGCTTTTATTTTGTGGTCCACACTCTCTTCAAGTGTGTACAAAGAGTGTCATCAGCAATACCCATTTGTTACTTGCAGAACCAAATTTCTCTTGGCTTTAGATAAAGAAAGGCACTGCCCCTTGAGGCAGACTTTACTGCATCTTGCCAACTTATAGCATCCCTGTGGCAAAGAATACAGAGCATAAGAAGAATCCACATGCATGGTGCTATGCTCAGGAGCCCTAGCTTAGGAAGAGATGGTGTTGGTGCTCACCCACCAGGCATGAGCAGAGGAGAAACAAACACATTTCCAGGGTTTCTTAAATTCCACTCTTACCCATTTATGTACATGAATTGAGGCACTCCAAGGAGCATGACTTTATTTAAGGTAGTGCCATAagtatctcttttaaaatttaaaggtcTATTCTCAACGCAGCAGCTAGATTTCCTGTTATATATAAGTCAAGGTGTGTCATTCACAGTTCCCATTCCTGCAATGGTGCCCCGTAACAGAATAAAAGCCCAAGTCATTATACTGTCCTAtatgacctcacatgatctggcCCCCATTACCTTGCTGACCTTATCTACTCCCACTTTCTACCTAATCTACTCTGCTCTAGTCACACTGGTCTCCTTGCTTTTCCTTGAACACTACAGATGTTCCTGTCCCTGGCCCTTtgcattatttcttccttctgcctggaatggtTTTTACCTAACGGCTTTTTCCTTATGCCTTTCTAGTCTATTCTCAAATGTTACCTCCTCAGTGACGCCTTCCTTGGTCGAACTATCTTGAATAGCAACTACCACTCTGACAGTCTCCATTCACTGTCcctgttttacttttcttctctaaTCACTAACATcgcaaatattttacaatttacttTATGTCTTGCCTGTTCCCCCTCCAGGAAGCCAAAGTCCATGAGGGAAGTTATTTTTGCCTACTTTGTTCTTTGATGTAACCCCAGCAGTTAGTATCTGAAACATTGCTGgccaattcaataaatatttattgaaacaatAGGTACATTTGTAAGAATCTATGAGAAGGCCTTCTAAAAGTATAGAACTCTGTGACCAATAGTCCATCAAAAGCAGACAGCTTTACATGGCATACTAAGATTGAAAGGATAGTTGAGAATGAAGGGCCACAACCAGGAGGGATGAGAATCCGGGGCTCTGGATGTCATGCTTTGGGTTCCTAGAGGGAGGATTTACCAAGAAAGAGGAGAACAGTGGAAAGCAACTGCTTACCTAGGGCACAATTTTTACATAAAGTTGACGCTATCTTAAAcagttaaagaatgaaaaaaaatgatcatcTAAGAACTGACCTTTATCATCATAGTCTACCATATTCTAGGCCAGTTAATTTGTTCATTTGGGAAACAGTGTGCAGTCCAGGCACAACggaaacacaaaaatgaataaactcaAGGAGTTCATTGTCTGGTAAGGGAGACAGAGCCCTGCTTCTCTCAATCCAGTAAGTGCCATTAGCTGTGATGGGGTAATGACAGCCATGACTATCTGTAACAAGGTGCACAAAGGAGGAGGGTGTGACCACTTCATCTGGGGCTGATATTGATATAGGCCTTACTGCAAGATGGACAGACAGCATCAGAAGACTGTGCAGAAACTATTCCTATGCATTAACCTTTAACCTACCTCATTAACTTCTGCTGACTAACTCATATTCCATCTGGCAGCCAGTAACCAAGAAGGACCTAATTCCTGTTCATATTTCTagatccttttttgtttttgagacagagtctctcactgttgctcaggctatagtgcagtgatgtgacctcagctcactgtaatctctgcctcctgggttcaagcaatttccctgcctcagcctccagagtagctgggattacaggcatatgccaccacactcagctaatttttttttgtatttttagtagagatggggtttcaccatgttggccaagatggtcttgatctcctgacctcatgatctgcctgcctaggcctcccagagtgctaggattacaggcgtgagccactgtgcccagccaattctaGATCTTTTCACCTCATTTCTGCTTTGCACTTTTCTCCTGTACCATTCCTACATACCggtggctttgtttttgtttgagatagggtctcattctgtcacccaggttggagtgcaatggcatgatcttggctcattaaaacctctgccttccaaggttcaagcaattctcctgtctcaacctcccaagttgctgggattacacgcatgtgccaccacactcagctaattttcatatttttggtagagaaagggttttgccatgttggccaggctggtcttgaactcctggcctcaagtgatctgcctgccttggcctcccgaagtgatgggattacagacattagccatCGTGCTTGGCCAGGCTTTTGACCTCATGATATACCTCCTAATTTTGGCTCTATGCCCAATcccctgtaatttttttttccaagttttaaTCAAAGCTTGTATACAAGATTACTTCATTCCTGCATCTTctcaattgtttcttccttgtatttgcccttttcctttcctccttggTGAGATTTGGCTTTCCGTTCAAGGATCTTTTTGCggtctttgtccagttttagcCTAGTGATAACCACCTTGCTGGAGTGAATGCCTACATGGATAGTTGTGCCATTAGCCTTTTCCCGCTGCACCCGTTCAATgtacattacgtatttctcccTGTAAACCTGGACTACTTTGCCAATCTGCTGACCTTTATAGTGTCCTCGTACAACCTGAGCGTCATCATCCTTTCGGATGGGCATGGATTGCACGTtgtacttctgtctcagctctttggaaagaggggAGGACATAATCTTCCTGCGAATGTGGGAAGGTGCATTGAAATGCCTTTCGCGATTCTTGCTTCGGTCGGAAGTCACAAAGggattgaacttcattttggcaGCTCCCGCTTAGTTGATGGCCGCAAAAaggaagagctttttttttttttttgagacagagtttcgctcttgttacccaggctggagtgcaatggcacgatctcagctcaccgcaacctccgcctcctgggttcaagcaattctcctgcctcagcctcctgagtagctcggattacaggcacgtgccaccatgcccggctaattttttgtatttttagtagagacagggtttcaccatgttgaccaggatggtctcgatctgttgacctcgtgatccacccgcctcagcctcccaaagtgctgggattacaggcttgagccaccgcgcccgaccaatCCCCTGAAATTGATAATCaatacaatattttctttctatgaaCCTTAGCTTCCTTTTTGGACAGGGCCTTGCAGGATCTGCTCTTGGTCACTCTGTCTCATTCAGTCCTTAGTCCTGAAACACTAGCCCCAGATTATGCTGTATGGCTGGTAATTATTCTAGGCCTGACTAgttccccttcttccttcttggcCAATAACCACCAAACCAGTGACTATAAAGAAGATCCCAGAAATTCTAATAGTGCATGACAGTGTGAAAACTTTCTTTTAGCCAAAAGAATCAGTGCTGCTTTCCTTTATTCCCAATCACCTTCCCTTCAGCTCCAATTACtcaaaccacaaagaaaatcaatatgaaaGCAGCACAGCTCCTATCCCTGCAGcaaggtattatttttaaaatgctattgagGAAAACCCCACCAGAATGTACTTTCTGGTTTCCTCATGTTTTTTCAATAATGGAAAACTATGTGAAACCTGGGGAGTCAGATTCTGAGAGGGTATAACAATAATATTCTGAGAACCATGACGCATGTAGAATGTTGGAATTTCTGAAAGCAGAGAAGACAAACTCAGCAGGGTACCTGAAAGTATGTAACTCTATTCTGCCAGGTGCAGCACAGAGGACCTACATGAGGACCCTCACTAGGAAGGAAGTTGTGGTGAGAACATATATTTCAGCCATTCAGCAGTATCTGTGTCTTTGACTGCCAGACTAGCCCAGGGTGCAGGTAGAAGTTGCAGGTGCCTCCATGCAcagtccccagtgttggagggaAACCTATCAGGGGCCTTGAGCAGCTATGTACATTCTTGCTAGGTATGCCAAGAAGGAAGGCTCTGACTGCTCTTTATCCAGGCCATTtctcagggttgtgtttgcaaTGAGCAACCTTGAGGGATCAGGTAACATCTTCCCTTAGAGAAAGAACAGGCTTGTTACAACTCACTATAAAAGCAATGGATTTACCAGGGTCAGGATTCTTCTCCTTAAGTGGTAGCCCACTGTTTGTGTGCAAACATCTATTATGGGACTTTCATTACCCTCTTGAGATGTGGGGCATGAAACTAGTAAAAGTCCAAGATTAAGTTCTGATTACTACTTTTGTCACCATAAGcaagtgtttttttctctgaCCCAAGAGTCTCATGTCTTTAGCTAATATCCATCAAACATTACCAGGCCAACTTGTTGACTTGCATGTAAGGTAAAAGCTCATATCCTATACAAATTCTTGTTACTCTACCTTCTTGATTTCACAGACAGTAAAATCGCAGATACTGCTGTGGAAATGCCACCTTTAATCATGAGAAGTAGCAATATGTAAATAACAGCTACCATCTATAATCATTATCACAAGTGACACTGAAATAAGGTTTCAGAATAAAAGATAGTTCTTTAATTGAACAAGTTTAGCTTTATGCAGAACTTACAACAATGCCCTGGTGCATTTCAGAGGAGGCACCAGATGTGCTTCCCTTTGGGcctgaaatatttgcatttttctaagagTTAAGTTATTATGGCCCTTATTAAGCTGTATGAGGAATCTAGGAAAAAGAAACCATTATCCCATATCAATCATTagtattggctgggtgtggtggctcacacctgtaatcccagtactttgggaggctgaagtgggcagatcacatgaagtcagaagtttgagaccagcctggccaacatggtgaaaacctgcctctacaaaaaaaaaaaaaaaaaaaaaaaaaaaaaaaaaaaaaatttgttagtATCAAGCAAAGTGATCAGATAGGTTTTAGCACAACTAACAAGGCCCTTTGAAAATGGACACTAGATAAGTGTGTTTTTTCCTCCATGAGAACCtgctcagaaaaataagaatatataatagTTTTACTAGCTTTATGGAGGTATAACTGAGTGtataacatacatatttaaagtgtatgatttgataagttttgatatatatatgtacttgtGAAATACCATAATCAAGGTATGAACATAACCATCACCCCAAAAAATTTCCACATTCCCCTTTGTAATCCTTCTTTCCTGACTCTTTACCAACCCTATTCATCCACAGGTAACCACTGATCTGCTCTCTGTCACTACAGATTAGTTAACAATAGATTAGTCTAGTTTTGTGGAATGGGATTTATATAGCATGTAGTCAttttgcctggcttctttcactcagtgtaattattttgagattcatctttGTTCTTCCAAGTAtcaataatttatgttttaaattgttgagtggaattctattgtatggatatgctacaatttgtttatccattcacttgctAATGGATATTGTgctatttccagtttttggctattacaaagaAAGCTctatgaacattggtgtacaagtctttgtatggacataCAGTTTCCATTACCCATTTCTCCTGGGTAAAAACCTAAGAGTGGAATAGCCAGATCACATCATAGGTGCATGTTGAACTTTTAATGAAACTGCCacaaccaggcttggtggctaaTACCTCCaatgctagcactttgagagaccaaggcaggcagatttcttgagccaaggagtttgagaccaacttgggcgacatagtgaaaccctatttctataaaaaaaaaattagccaggcgtggaataaataaataaactcccaGAATGTCTTCCATAGTAAAGTGGTCGAACCAAATTAGGTTCTCATTAGCAGTGTGTGCCAACATGCAATTTactcagtcttttaaattttaaccattCTAATAAGTGTGTAATGGTATTTTAATgtagatttaatttgcatttccttaatggctAATGGTATtggacatcttttcatatacttatttgtcATCCATACATCATCTTTGGTGAAGTATCTGTTGaaatcttttacccattttaaaatattgaattattttcttattacaaTAGTCCTCCTTATCTGAGAAGGATACATTTCAAGAcgcccagtggatgcctgaaaccatgtaCTGAGCCCTAAATATACTGTTTTTCCCCCATACATAGATacctataataaagtttaatttataaattagacacagtAACGGATTGGCAACCATtactaataataaaacaattatgtattagtctgttcttatacTGCTATAAAGGTACTACCTGATAtggaataatttattatttatttattttttattgcattttatgttttggggtacatgtgaagaacatgcaagattgttgcttaggtacacacatggcagtgtgatttgctgccttcctccccttctcctatATCTGACAtctctccccatactatctctccccacctgcccacccccccatccctctcccatttccccccaacagaccccagtttgtagtgctcccctccctgtgtccatgtgttctaataatttataaagaaaaagaggtttaattgactcacaggtctGGATGGCTGggaagtcctcaggaaacttacaatcatggcaaaaggcaaaggggaagcaagacacatcttcataaggtggcaggagagagagcatgcaGGAAAAAGGGCCAGATActtatcaaacaaccagatctcatgagaactctctcactatcatgaaaacagcatgagaGAAACCGCACCTatcatccaatcacctcccaccaggtccctcccttgacatgtgaggattGTAATTGaagttgagatttggatggggacacagggccaaacTGTGTCAAATTATAACAGTATgtcagcatcactactcttgaaCTTTGGGGCCACAGCAAAATAAGTTACTTGAACACAAAGTGCTTTGATACTATGACAGACAATCTGATACCAAGATGCTACTAAGAGACCAACAGACAGGTAGTGTATATGGTGTGGATGTGTTGGACAAAAGGAGGATTCATGTCCCGGGTGGGCCAGAGTGGAACAGTGTGAGATTTCACCATGCTCCTCAGAAAGGTGTGCAATTAAAAACCTACAACTTGGTTATTTCTGGAATTTCCGACTTAGTATTTTCAGGCCATGGTCAACCACAGGTAAGTGAAACCCTGGGaagcaaaaccacagataaggCAGCACTACTGTATTGCATTTTTAgaggttattttgtttttagatggagttttactgttgtcgcacaggctggagtgcaatggagcaatctagACTCattgtaacttccacctcctgggttcaaagaattctcctgcctcagcctcttgagtagctgggattacaggtacctgccaccacgctgggctcatttttttggtatttttagtagagacggggtttcactgtgttgaccaggctggtcttgaactcctgacctcagatccacccacttgggcctcccaaattgctgagattataggcatgagccactgggcctagcCAGATATACAATTTCAAATATTGTAttccagtctgtggctttttCCTTATTCTCTTAAGATTCTCTTTGAAAGAGAAGATGTTCTTAATGATTATAACGTCTAATtaatcagtgttttcttttatggACCATGCTTTTGGTATTGTACCTAAGAAATAGTTGCTTATTCCAAGGTCACaaattttttctcatatgttttcttttataaattttacagttttaggttttattattaggtctgtgatccattttgagttaatttcttaatatGGTATAACATGTAGATAGATCAAAGTTCATTTTTGTAtctggatatccagttgttccagcactatTTGCTGAAAAGACTGTCCCTTCTccactgaattgcctttgcacctttgctgaaaatcagttgaccatatacatatgggtttatttctggagtctattctgttctattgatgaATATGTCTATCTTTGCTCAATACCAAACTGTCTGCGTTACTGTTAGTTTTGTAATATGTCTTGAAATCAGGTGGTCCTAGCCttctaacttcattctttttaaaggttgttttggctattctaggcctttcatattttcatatgcattttagaatcagtttttaatttatacagaaaaaggaaatgtgattATTATTGAATTGAGTCTACAAATCAACTAAAGAAGAAGTGACATTggaacaatattgagtcttccaaccCAGTAACACAatatatctccatttatttagattttgtttAATCCTCTTagtaatgttttaaagttttcagtGTACACATATTTCATATTGTGTGTTAGGTTATCCCTaaatatttcatctatttgatgctgttgtaaatggtattgcttttaatttcactttttaaattgtttgttgtTAGGATATGAAAATACAGTTGAATTTTGTACATTGATCCTGTATCTtgcaaccttgctaaactcatgtattagttctagtagttttgttttgttttgttttagggatAGGGTCTGGTTCTGTTACTCAGTTttgaatacagtggtgtgatcttggctcactgcagcatcagactcctgggctcaggcagtcctcccacctcagcctcctaagtagctgggactaaaggtagccactgccatgcccagctaatttttaagttttttgtagagacgaggtctcactctgttgcccaggctggtcttttaactcctggcctcaagtaatcctttcacttcagccccccaaagtggtgggattacactTTGGGtgggtaagccaccatgcctggcctgtttcttctttttaaatgtttcactggattttctacatagatgataGGTCATCTGtgggtaaaaatattttcattcttacttttgttaaaaagtaggtgacttttatttatttttcataccttattgcactggctaaaAACtccaatgttgaatagaagtagtgacaGTGAACATCTTGTCTTCTTTCTGATCCTAatgggaaagcattcagtcttttaccattaaaaatgatattaggtatagatttttttttagt
The genomic region above belongs to Saimiri boliviensis isolate mSaiBol1 chromosome 8, mSaiBol1.pri, whole genome shotgun sequence and contains:
- the LOC120367155 gene encoding large ribosomal subunit protein uL24-like, which gives rise to MKFNPFVTSDRSKNRERHFNAPSHIRRKIMSSPLSKELRQKYNVQSMPIRKDDDAQVVRGHYKGQQIGKVVQVYREKYVMYIERVQREKANGTTIHVGIHSSKVVITRLKLDKDRKKILERKAKSHQGGKEKGKYKEETIEKMQE